One Thermococcus eurythermalis DNA segment encodes these proteins:
- a CDS encoding HD domain-containing protein: MKLVHDPIHGGIELDDFAVKLVDTPEFQRLRRITQLGLAFLVYPSARHTRFEHSLGTFYLARKITEYNPEIEEGAVYAALLHDIGHYPFSHTLEALYPRHEENTRRVLREGEIRDVIEERYSLGEFLGFLKHPLVSGDIDADRMDYLVRDAYYTGVAYGLVDLERLIRNLHWDGERLILKEKGIMAGQNLLISRSMMYPTVYQHHTVRIASSMLCKAVELEGVELEELRKMDEVDLVARLRASEKKEVRELISAIENRRLYKRVLWSGKKLDEETIKELRKELESEFGHLALLDYPEKPRFEERNAFVEFNGEIKRLSEVSPVVRALVEAKESNWRWGIYAREDKVEEVRTFVSKRLK, encoded by the coding sequence ATGAAGCTCGTCCACGACCCGATACACGGCGGAATAGAGCTCGACGACTTCGCGGTAAAGCTGGTTGACACGCCGGAGTTCCAGAGGCTCAGGAGGATTACCCAGCTCGGCTTAGCTTTCCTCGTTTACCCCTCCGCAAGGCACACCCGCTTTGAGCACTCGCTGGGGACGTTCTACCTGGCAAGGAAGATAACCGAGTACAACCCCGAAATCGAGGAGGGTGCTGTCTACGCGGCCCTTCTCCATGACATAGGACACTACCCGTTCTCGCACACACTTGAGGCGCTTTACCCGCGTCACGAGGAAAACACGAGGCGGGTTCTGAGAGAAGGGGAAATCAGGGACGTCATTGAGGAGCGCTATTCCCTCGGGGAGTTCCTTGGCTTTCTCAAGCATCCCCTCGTGAGCGGTGACATAGACGCCGATAGAATGGACTACCTCGTCCGCGACGCGTACTACACGGGGGTCGCCTACGGCCTGGTTGACCTGGAGAGGCTTATCAGAAACCTGCACTGGGACGGTGAGAGGTTAATCCTGAAGGAAAAGGGCATCATGGCGGGCCAGAACCTCCTTATATCAAGGAGCATGATGTACCCGACGGTTTATCAGCACCACACAGTCAGGATAGCGAGTTCAATGCTCTGCAAGGCCGTTGAGCTCGAAGGGGTTGAGCTTGAGGAGCTCCGGAAAATGGACGAGGTTGACCTCGTCGCGAGGCTGAGGGCCAGCGAGAAAAAAGAGGTCAGAGAGCTCATCAGTGCAATCGAGAACAGGCGGCTTTACAAGCGCGTTCTCTGGAGCGGGAAGAAGCTCGATGAGGAGACAATCAAGGAGTTGAGAAAAGAGCTGGAGAGTGAGTTCGGCCATCTTGCGTTGCTCGACTACCCTGAGAAGCCGAGGTTCGAGGAGAGGAACGCCTTCGTGGAGTTCAACGGGGAAATTAAGCGGCTCAGTGAGGTCTCGCCGGTTGTCAGGGCACTCGTAGAGGCAAAAGAGAGCAACTGGCGCTGGGGAATCTACGCGAGGGAAGATAAAGTTGAAGAGGTCAGAACCTTTGTCTCCAAAAGGCTTAAGTAG
- a CDS encoding ABC transporter ATP-binding protein → MIIEARDLKKYFGSIHALDGVTVSIPEGVTLILGPNGGGKSTFLKLATGVYRPTSGEIKVFGESPWNNWRVKTRFGVAYDPPAFPQFTTGREWLNLFAESRGFGEDEIKRVAELFEVKTFIDKRISGYSSGMLKRLSLAQAFIGKPELIFLDEPLANIDFDSMEKVIEIIEDMRGKTNFVIISHIWEPLMPIVDWVVVIGNGKLVLSGKAENVQEEVERLFKPHIRRKRGGSTEAPSPSGQEGPHPANG, encoded by the coding sequence ATGATTATCGAGGCGAGGGATTTGAAGAAATACTTCGGGAGCATTCACGCACTTGACGGGGTTACGGTTAGCATTCCGGAGGGAGTAACGCTGATACTCGGCCCCAACGGCGGTGGAAAGAGCACCTTTCTTAAGCTCGCCACTGGAGTTTACAGGCCGACATCTGGAGAGATTAAGGTGTTTGGAGAAAGTCCCTGGAACAACTGGAGGGTTAAAACCCGCTTCGGCGTAGCCTACGACCCACCGGCTTTTCCGCAGTTCACAACGGGACGGGAATGGTTGAACCTCTTTGCGGAGAGCAGGGGATTCGGAGAGGACGAAATTAAGCGCGTGGCGGAGCTCTTTGAGGTGAAGACCTTCATTGATAAGCGCATAAGCGGTTACTCCTCGGGAATGCTGAAGAGACTGAGCCTCGCTCAGGCCTTCATAGGAAAGCCGGAGCTGATATTCTTGGACGAGCCTCTCGCCAATATAGACTTTGACAGCATGGAGAAAGTCATTGAAATCATCGAGGATATGAGGGGGAAAACCAACTTCGTAATCATAAGCCACATCTGGGAGCCTCTGATGCCCATCGTTGACTGGGTCGTGGTGATAGGCAACGGAAAGCTCGTTCTGAGCGGAAAAGCCGAGAATGTTCAAGAAGAGGTCGAGAGGCTGTTCAAGCCGCACATCAGAAGGAAGAGGGGAGGGAGCACAGAGGCCCCCTCACCTTCCGGGCAGGAGGGTCCGCACCCTGCCAACGGTTGA
- a CDS encoding ABC transporter permease has translation MGRLKTLLKWEFNDVIKNVLFLFGLVLVGMSMKKSIMDVNYIPGFASGTEIKLFGPSLAHGVAGEIHGMLYLSDVWTLMGFLTLLLGALSFRYDRDSGVARSIYSLPYSNTEIFGVKLLSILVYSVLMILLPFAYVTLTSYTSIAGYLPEVTSGFMSDALIIVLFLILYLVAVATLVSLASPNAFLAFMVGFTIVYAPKILGLESIPPALFTYALHRCGSTDFTPLTAQYLGWGIAVPLLLLGAALVLIRRRDVV, from the coding sequence ATGGGCAGGCTTAAAACGCTCTTGAAATGGGAGTTCAACGACGTTATAAAGAACGTTCTCTTTCTGTTTGGATTAGTTCTCGTGGGGATGTCGATGAAAAAGTCAATCATGGACGTGAACTACATACCAGGCTTTGCCTCAGGCACCGAAATAAAGCTTTTTGGGCCCTCCCTGGCACATGGCGTCGCAGGGGAGATACATGGAATGCTTTACCTGAGCGACGTCTGGACTCTAATGGGATTCCTTACCCTACTCCTTGGCGCTTTGTCTTTCCGCTACGACCGGGACAGTGGGGTTGCGCGTTCTATTTACTCGCTTCCGTACTCCAACACCGAAATCTTTGGAGTCAAGTTGCTCTCAATACTCGTCTACAGCGTCCTCATGATTCTTCTCCCCTTTGCATACGTCACGTTAACGAGCTACACCAGCATAGCCGGCTACCTGCCGGAGGTAACCTCGGGATTCATGAGTGATGCTCTCATTATTGTGCTCTTCCTAATATTATACCTCGTCGCCGTCGCAACACTCGTTTCCCTAGCATCTCCAAACGCCTTCCTGGCCTTTATGGTGGGCTTCACCATAGTCTACGCACCAAAAATCCTGGGACTTGAGAGCATTCCCCCGGCACTCTTTACGTACGCCCTTCACAGATGCGGAAGCACGGACTTCACTCCCCTCACGGCCCAATACCTTGGCTGGGGAATCGCAGTTCCGCTACTTCTCCTCGGGGCCGCGCTGGTTCTAATTAGGAGGAGGGATGTAGTATGA
- a CDS encoding type II toxin-antitoxin system RelE family toxin encodes MSFENRVLISKKALKELQGIPQHEKELIKDRISKLSFFPLAHLDVQKLKGHENVYRLRVGQYRVIFEYLKEDRVVKILKVGKRENVYGDNL; translated from the coding sequence ATGAGCTTTGAGAACAGGGTTCTGATAAGCAAGAAAGCCCTGAAAGAACTCCAGGGTATCCCACAACACGAGAAGGAGTTGATAAAGGACAGGATATCCAAGCTGTCTTTTTTCCCTCTGGCCCACCTAGACGTCCAAAAGCTCAAGGGACATGAGAACGTTTACCGCCTGCGCGTTGGACAGTATCGAGTAATCTTCGAGTACCTGAAGGAAGATAGAGTTGTCAAAATCCTAAAAGTCGGCAAGAGGGAGAACGTTTACGGGGATAACCTATAG
- a CDS encoding GTP cyclohydrolase IV, with protein sequence MLVETQEEVPQIREPLRRVGITNLRTVAKINWKGKVYTFIPVFEVTIDLPAEKKGIHMSRLVESITEAMSEAVEEEVMEAHSSLEELGRAVIERLEGKHPHRRAEVWIKTHLIILRETPASKKTTYEPYDVEVGVIKNEDGSFEKVLRVKVIGNTVCPHAMANNNGKTHIQRAVGELEVRAGYDEEIELEEMIDVVESSFSHPTYTLLKTVDENAVVQGMYRNPKFVEDVAREIFAKAKERFNGRIHVRVISNESIHKHDVIAETWS encoded by the coding sequence ATGCTGGTTGAGACCCAGGAAGAGGTTCCCCAGATTAGAGAGCCGCTCAGGCGCGTTGGCATTACAAACCTCAGGACAGTCGCCAAGATAAACTGGAAGGGGAAGGTTTACACGTTCATCCCGGTGTTTGAAGTAACCATAGACCTTCCCGCCGAGAAGAAGGGCATCCACATGAGCAGGCTCGTTGAGAGCATAACAGAGGCCATGAGCGAGGCGGTCGAGGAAGAGGTAATGGAGGCCCACAGCTCGCTTGAGGAGCTCGGCAGGGCCGTTATAGAGCGCCTTGAGGGGAAGCACCCGCACAGGCGCGCGGAGGTGTGGATTAAGACCCACCTCATAATCCTCAGGGAGACGCCGGCGAGCAAGAAGACCACATACGAGCCCTACGACGTCGAGGTCGGCGTTATCAAGAACGAGGACGGCTCGTTTGAAAAAGTCCTCAGGGTCAAGGTCATCGGAAACACCGTCTGCCCCCACGCGATGGCCAACAACAACGGGAAGACGCACATACAGCGCGCCGTCGGCGAGCTTGAAGTGAGGGCCGGCTATGATGAGGAGATAGAGCTTGAAGAGATGATAGACGTCGTGGAGAGCTCCTTCAGCCACCCGACCTACACGCTCCTCAAGACCGTGGACGAGAACGCCGTCGTCCAGGGCATGTACAGAAACCCGAAGTTCGTCGAGGACGTTGCGAGGGAGATATTCGCCAAGGCGAAGGAGCGCTTCAACGGGAGGATACACGTGAGGGTCATCAGCAACGAGAGCATTCACAAGCACGACGTCATAGCGGAGACGTGGAGCTGA
- a CDS encoding 5-methylcytosine restriction system specificity protein McrC — MTQDVVVRFYEFGKIPMSRLRGMGVNLSYPELSHFVEVINSVHGGEHTVFSLEYSPRDREHYLRAHGSVGFAYYVTNGKKITFQVLPKPFRTDPDDRRSVQFFLQLLNLVRGMRVGAGELRALSEEYSRTGDIDELFKSMYVLLLAKALSEGPYIEYGEVEENSGVLRGRLLMNRMARKPPWKLEVPVRYSVMMEDNPLNRVLKRALEIVVTTSKWKSTRKLGGMLMGAFVEVGPLRYGDSSRVAFNHLSERFRNVFNLAEAIISGFVGIGTRNRVLPGIFVSMDRLFEGLVYHTIRAVLGGEAEVRAQESLPHLIKNAREYEEKRRAMFMMGNPLPDVVVKCKKGRFIVESKYRSLSVYLHNQGRSVRKLVRKSSELYQAYAYAKLVGGGVILIYPRLEGRYNHWIPDLFEAGERDVLRFFDGTKLAVLGYELSRVGKDVRIEHGAVAVSDEIREGLKDFLLNFCGDL, encoded by the coding sequence ATGACCCAGGACGTCGTCGTGAGGTTCTACGAGTTTGGAAAAATCCCAATGAGCCGGCTCCGGGGCATGGGGGTGAATCTCTCGTACCCGGAGCTCTCCCACTTCGTTGAGGTCATCAACTCGGTTCACGGCGGCGAGCACACGGTGTTCAGCCTCGAATACTCTCCCAGGGACAGGGAGCACTACCTGAGGGCCCACGGGAGTGTTGGGTTCGCGTACTACGTGACCAACGGGAAGAAGATAACGTTTCAGGTTCTCCCGAAGCCTTTCAGGACAGACCCCGACGACAGGCGCTCCGTCCAGTTCTTCCTCCAGCTCCTCAACCTAGTCAGAGGAATGAGGGTGGGGGCTGGGGAGCTGAGGGCCCTTTCCGAAGAGTACAGCAGGACGGGGGACATAGACGAGCTCTTCAAGAGCATGTACGTCCTCCTCCTGGCGAAGGCCCTGAGCGAGGGGCCTTACATAGAGTACGGGGAGGTCGAGGAGAACTCTGGGGTGCTCAGGGGAAGGCTCTTGATGAACAGGATGGCGAGGAAGCCGCCCTGGAAGCTGGAAGTCCCGGTCAGGTATTCGGTGATGATGGAGGACAACCCCCTCAACAGAGTCCTTAAGAGGGCGCTTGAGATTGTTGTGACCACCTCCAAGTGGAAGTCAACCCGGAAGTTAGGCGGGATGCTGATGGGGGCTTTCGTGGAAGTCGGCCCGCTGAGATATGGGGACAGCTCCAGGGTGGCGTTTAACCACCTGAGCGAGAGGTTCAGGAACGTCTTTAACCTCGCGGAGGCGATAATTTCAGGTTTTGTAGGCATAGGCACCCGCAACCGCGTTCTGCCCGGGATATTCGTGAGCATGGACAGGCTCTTTGAGGGGCTTGTTTACCACACGATAAGGGCGGTTCTGGGGGGAGAGGCAGAGGTCAGGGCCCAGGAGAGCCTGCCCCACCTGATAAAAAACGCCCGCGAGTACGAGGAGAAGAGAAGGGCGATGTTCATGATGGGCAACCCCCTGCCCGACGTGGTCGTGAAGTGCAAGAAGGGGAGGTTTATAGTTGAGTCCAAGTACCGCAGCCTCAGCGTATACCTCCACAACCAGGGCAGGAGCGTTAGGAAGCTCGTTAGAAAGAGCTCCGAGCTGTATCAAGCTTATGCGTACGCCAAGCTGGTGGGTGGTGGCGTTATCCTGATATACCCACGCCTGGAGGGCAGGTACAACCACTGGATTCCTGACCTCTTTGAAGCGGGCGAGAGGGACGTTCTGCGCTTTTTTGACGGCACAAAGCTTGCAGTACTTGGGTACGAGCTTTCAAGGGTTGGAAAAGACGTGAGGATAGAACACGGGGCAGTAGCTGTTAGCGACGAAATCAGGGAGGGGCTTAAAGATTTCCTGCTGAACTTTTGTGGTGACCTTTAA
- a CDS encoding McrB family protein: MGRFEPVKSAVERINSYLSEEYEEERVGFSIEEMKLSDDGKYLAVLVRDDYDSRFLHAFYTSGDPVKGWEGGVPIPCQSDVIIFPGKNYIGVFSKCGGGEVALYPLEEPPKENALRVAFSKPPIYILLTPNDRVVVFGDMSINFTAPAETEVLFIPKLPGGYAFFHGVYDTEEEAYILHTFREPNGKKSVLRIGKVPFPVYPYYSALEFWDGMEIVATYTAPPAVKGAIGDVWVRDGRPIALLGTKMGTEIYIMDKRTTVLPLPGELVFARFTERGLFVVIGQFRGYLYGGTVSYEKLEEKKSISLDDLEDRTIFGRYNPEFLDPKFSGISRDGQTLYIGRTSGKTSPSGGFYYYLLKDNPYLYTLKTDKSPTGEGEVDEDPIPGIIEAFRSVIFYGPPGTGKTQRAIQLAKKATRLEVVTFHQSYSYEDFVEGFRPAEQDGRLVYRVEDGILKRMAVEAIYHGITGSRGADYEEMKKVVVDFLERKKNGEKLEFHPKGKYYLVIDEINRGNISRILGDVITLLDHDKRLGEEMETIVTLPYSGEPFSLPPNLYIIGTMNSTDRSIAFLDMALRRRFAFVEFLPRPEELGHVEVGGVNLQHLLSKINETIEEERGKDYTIGHGYFMEVVRSEDKVSALKRVFYYKILPLLQEYFYGNWEALRRALPGFSFIDEKGRIIEMSDEEFLETLRRMVNEK, translated from the coding sequence ATGGGCCGTTTTGAACCCGTTAAGTCGGCAGTGGAGAGGATAAACAGCTATTTGTCCGAAGAGTATGAGGAAGAGAGGGTAGGGTTTTCTATTGAGGAGATGAAGCTCTCCGACGATGGAAAGTACCTGGCCGTTCTCGTCAGGGACGACTACGATTCGAGGTTTCTGCACGCGTTCTACACGTCCGGAGACCCTGTAAAAGGCTGGGAGGGAGGGGTGCCGATTCCCTGCCAGTCGGACGTCATAATTTTCCCTGGAAAGAACTACATCGGAGTTTTTTCGAAGTGCGGCGGTGGGGAAGTTGCTTTATACCCCCTTGAGGAGCCCCCAAAAGAAAACGCGCTCAGGGTGGCCTTCTCAAAGCCGCCAATCTATATCCTCCTGACGCCAAACGACAGGGTCGTTGTCTTCGGGGACATGAGCATAAACTTCACGGCCCCTGCGGAAACGGAGGTTCTTTTCATTCCAAAACTGCCAGGGGGATACGCGTTTTTTCATGGGGTGTACGACACTGAGGAGGAAGCTTACATCCTGCATACGTTCAGGGAGCCAAACGGGAAAAAGTCCGTCCTCAGGATTGGAAAAGTCCCGTTCCCAGTTTATCCATACTACTCGGCCCTTGAGTTTTGGGATGGGATGGAGATAGTGGCGACCTACACCGCCCCTCCCGCTGTAAAGGGGGCAATCGGTGACGTGTGGGTCAGGGACGGAAGGCCCATTGCCCTTCTCGGCACCAAGATGGGGACGGAGATATACATAATGGACAAAAGGACAACCGTCCTCCCCCTTCCAGGGGAGCTCGTTTTCGCCCGCTTTACCGAGAGGGGCCTCTTTGTGGTCATCGGCCAGTTCAGAGGGTACCTCTACGGCGGCACAGTCTCCTATGAAAAGCTGGAGGAGAAAAAGTCAATATCCCTCGATGACCTGGAAGACAGAACTATCTTCGGGCGCTATAATCCCGAATTCCTCGACCCGAAGTTTTCTGGCATCTCCCGGGACGGGCAGACGCTGTACATAGGCAGGACTTCCGGGAAGACGAGCCCGAGCGGCGGGTTTTACTACTACCTCCTCAAGGACAACCCGTACCTTTACACCCTCAAGACGGACAAGTCCCCGACCGGAGAAGGAGAAGTTGATGAAGACCCGATTCCAGGAATCATAGAGGCGTTCAGGAGCGTTATATTCTACGGCCCCCCTGGAACCGGAAAGACACAGAGGGCTATACAACTCGCAAAAAAGGCCACCCGGTTAGAGGTGGTGACCTTCCACCAGTCATACAGCTACGAGGACTTCGTGGAGGGATTCAGGCCCGCGGAGCAGGACGGGCGGCTGGTGTACCGTGTCGAGGACGGAATCCTCAAGAGAATGGCCGTCGAGGCGATATACCACGGCATAACCGGTTCGCGGGGCGCTGACTACGAGGAGATGAAAAAGGTTGTTGTGGACTTCCTTGAGCGGAAGAAAAACGGCGAAAAGCTTGAGTTCCACCCGAAGGGCAAATACTACCTCGTCATCGATGAGATAAACAGGGGAAACATAAGCAGGATTCTTGGGGACGTTATAACCCTCCTCGACCACGATAAACGCCTTGGAGAGGAAATGGAGACCATCGTGACGCTTCCGTATTCGGGAGAGCCATTCTCCCTGCCGCCAAACCTCTACATCATCGGCACGATGAACTCGACCGACAGGAGCATAGCATTCCTCGACATGGCCCTGAGGAGGAGGTTTGCCTTCGTTGAGTTCCTTCCGAGACCCGAAGAGCTCGGCCACGTGGAAGTCGGGGGAGTGAACCTCCAGCACCTTCTTTCTAAGATCAACGAGACGATTGAAGAGGAGCGCGGCAAGGACTACACCATCGGCCACGGCTACTTCATGGAGGTCGTCAGGTCGGAGGACAAGGTCAGCGCGCTGAAGAGGGTCTTCTACTACAAGATACTCCCCCTCCTGCAGGAGTACTTCTACGGCAACTGGGAGGCACTCCGCAGGGCCCTTCCGGGGTTCAGCTTCATAGATGAGAAGGGCAGGATAATAGAGATGAGCGACGAGGAGTTCCTTGAAACCCTCCGCAGAATGGTGAACGAGAAATGA
- a CDS encoding DUF1699 family protein: protein MKVRVSARTYDELLWKLSSLGEDVTEVYVSLRPTKEVVVKILENAPNVKRISCPPSLYPKVSKRVIYALGQLGIELVPEKRPRGRPRKYDEKTVKLVRELAKKGVPMREISERLGIPLRTVYYMASKQVKR, encoded by the coding sequence ATGAAGGTAAGGGTCAGCGCGAGGACCTACGATGAGCTCCTGTGGAAGCTGTCCTCGCTGGGCGAGGACGTTACCGAGGTCTACGTCAGCCTGAGGCCCACCAAGGAGGTGGTTGTTAAGATACTTGAGAACGCCCCCAACGTGAAGCGGATAAGCTGTCCTCCGAGCCTTTACCCGAAGGTCTCGAAGAGGGTCATCTACGCCCTCGGCCAGCTCGGGATTGAGCTCGTCCCGGAGAAGAGGCCGCGCGGGAGGCCGCGGAAGTACGACGAAAAAACGGTGAAGCTCGTCCGCGAGTTAGCCAAGAAGGGCGTCCCGATGCGGGAAATCAGCGAACGCCTTGGGATACCCCTCCGAACAGTTTACTACATGGCAAGTAAACAGGTTAAGAGATAA
- a CDS encoding DUF530 family protein, whose product MTTTEELVAQVNKILDDIGIDLGELFEDFDPVRLAHTLLRNISLLNDLQDELERRVGETAPSARFMDKKSKDPHLQWIYRKKHNRTLALERLRSAITAHKMALALLSANYTFKLGRKEIPIDAITKENIEKIKAVEKPVKLGRLEILPHLAYSGDVLRLLSRESLEVREAFKSIKGKLREKGTVRTRGMRIEVEYFENNRLKKARLDLPADADIEMELRKRFGRRFRWRVLTFVKTKGVLINNHYTVDNLALAYASLDPEGGAEKLGLDIFRYYFLTSPTERETLGIFPGIKVSVDCHYSILDLPFRGEEGFKTGQGSLYVIRKCEMEEQLIGKRKDITMIPNYLLGGVLLYGMSHYDEGKVAELLGIDEAELKEAIKKFVISGLHKVLFSENELKKFEKFMPKTDKAKKFLDLLQG is encoded by the coding sequence ATGACGACAACTGAAGAGCTCGTCGCCCAGGTCAACAAGATACTCGACGACATAGGGATAGACCTGGGCGAGCTCTTCGAGGACTTCGACCCGGTTAGGTTAGCCCATACCCTCCTTCGGAATATTTCACTTTTAAACGACCTCCAGGACGAGCTTGAGAGGCGTGTGGGTGAGACTGCACCCTCCGCCCGCTTTATGGACAAAAAGAGCAAGGACCCGCACCTCCAGTGGATTTACAGGAAGAAGCACAACAGAACCCTGGCCCTTGAGAGACTTCGCTCGGCAATAACCGCCCACAAGATGGCCCTGGCCCTGCTCTCGGCCAACTACACCTTCAAGCTCGGCAGAAAGGAGATTCCGATAGATGCCATAACGAAGGAGAACATTGAGAAAATCAAGGCCGTTGAAAAGCCCGTAAAGCTCGGAAGGCTCGAAATCTTGCCCCATCTAGCTTACTCCGGCGACGTCCTCAGGTTGCTATCGAGGGAAAGCCTTGAGGTAAGAGAGGCCTTCAAGTCCATCAAGGGCAAGCTCCGGGAAAAGGGAACCGTCAGAACAAGGGGCATGAGGATTGAGGTTGAGTACTTCGAGAACAACAGGCTGAAGAAGGCCCGTCTCGACCTTCCGGCCGATGCAGACATAGAAATGGAGCTCAGGAAGCGCTTTGGAAGAAGGTTCCGCTGGCGCGTGCTCACCTTCGTGAAAACGAAGGGTGTTTTAATAAACAACCACTACACGGTTGACAACCTCGCCCTCGCCTACGCGTCCCTCGACCCCGAGGGGGGTGCCGAGAAGCTCGGCCTTGACATATTCCGCTATTACTTCCTAACCTCCCCCACCGAGAGGGAGACGCTTGGCATATTCCCCGGAATAAAGGTCTCCGTTGACTGCCATTACTCAATCCTCGACCTGCCCTTCAGGGGCGAAGAAGGCTTCAAGACTGGCCAGGGAAGCCTTTACGTCATAAGGAAGTGCGAAATGGAGGAACAGCTCATCGGCAAGAGAAAGGACATCACGATGATTCCCAACTATCTCCTCGGTGGGGTTCTGCTCTACGGCATGAGCCACTACGATGAGGGTAAAGTGGCTGAGCTCCTTGGAATCGACGAGGCCGAACTCAAGGAGGCCATAAAGAAGTTCGTAATCTCGGGCCTCCACAAAGTCCTGTTCAGCGAGAATGAGCTCAAGAAGTTCGAGAAGTTCATGCCGAAGACCGACAAGGCAAAGAAGTTCCTCGACCTCCTGCAGGGGTGA
- a CDS encoding DNA topoisomerase IV subunit A, with protein sequence MPKRKVIHREKPKEKFSYDPKKVLSKLEEYGRSVLEAIKSGKNPYFDIPMRGLNNVYFDEKSRLIKMGDKLSRRYFLNVAHARKFMQTLLIMAYVKRLVSEGKHASLREAYYANKHTIPGTRENTFEDQRESDPIIEDLERMLGVLREEMHITADRRGYIYGDIVIRDGEDEFNASKLGSGGWAVPGTVEHIQFPEINVDYALVVETAAMADRLIEEKFPKRENALIIATQGQASRGVRRLIHRLHYEEGLPIIVFTDGDPYGWYIYSTIKQGSINLAYLSDKLATPEARFVGMTMDDVERYGLKNVTEKLKGIPPNKKGGPTGDYKRILEEMEYPWFQNKEWQRQLKMALKWGVRIEQQALANKSLEFVAKEYLPEKINNGDLLP encoded by the coding sequence ATGCCTAAACGCAAGGTCATACACCGCGAGAAGCCCAAGGAGAAGTTCTCCTACGACCCAAAAAAGGTGCTCAGCAAGCTCGAAGAGTACGGAAGGAGCGTCCTTGAGGCCATCAAGTCGGGTAAGAACCCCTATTTCGACATTCCGATGCGCGGTCTGAACAACGTTTACTTCGACGAGAAGAGCAGGCTAATCAAGATGGGCGACAAGCTCTCAAGGCGTTACTTCCTCAATGTTGCTCATGCCAGAAAGTTCATGCAAACCTTACTCATAATGGCCTACGTGAAAAGGCTCGTGAGTGAGGGCAAGCACGCGAGCCTTCGTGAAGCCTACTACGCCAACAAGCACACGATTCCCGGAACGAGGGAGAACACCTTCGAGGACCAGCGCGAGAGCGACCCCATCATAGAAGACCTTGAGAGAATGCTCGGCGTTTTGAGGGAGGAGATGCACATAACTGCCGACAGGCGCGGCTACATCTACGGCGACATAGTGATTAGGGACGGCGAGGACGAGTTCAACGCGAGCAAGCTCGGAAGCGGTGGCTGGGCGGTTCCTGGAACGGTGGAGCACATCCAGTTCCCGGAGATAAACGTTGATTACGCCCTCGTTGTCGAGACCGCCGCTATGGCTGACCGTCTCATCGAGGAAAAGTTCCCGAAGAGGGAGAATGCCCTAATCATAGCCACCCAGGGACAGGCCTCGCGTGGTGTCAGGCGTTTAATCCACAGGCTCCACTACGAGGAAGGTCTGCCAATCATCGTCTTCACCGATGGCGACCCCTACGGTTGGTACATCTACTCCACAATAAAGCAGGGCTCCATCAACCTCGCTTACCTCAGCGACAAGCTGGCAACGCCCGAGGCGAGGTTCGTGGGAATGACTATGGACGACGTGGAGCGCTACGGCCTCAAGAACGTCACCGAGAAGCTCAAGGGAATCCCGCCCAACAAGAAAGGTGGTCCAACGGGCGACTACAAGCGCATTTTGGAGGAGATGGAGTACCCCTGGTTCCAAAACAAGGAGTGGCAGAGACAGCTCAAGATGGCCCTCAAATGGGGAGTCAGGATTGAGCAACAGGCCCTCGCCAACAAGAGCCTTGAGTTCGTCGCCAAGGAGTATTTACCAGAAAAGATAAACAACGGTGATTTGTTGCCATGA